The proteins below are encoded in one region of Pontibacter deserti:
- a CDS encoding amidohydrolase family protein: MLFLTHTAEAQKRNRQTQAPPDNTFHDSHFHLTNYIQEGVDIHKYLEIMGSRVGRSTLFGIPLQQMWYYPNSGNYAPTYYLQSDAPLYYYSFTDAYIASIYNSLSKEEKQRFDPMIIGFNPADMYAKAHIKRVLHTFPGVFTGIGEFSIHKEFVSAKVAGEVASLTNPALDSLLDFAGEVGLVVLFHNDMDMPFAKAGTEPIYLTQMKDLLKRHPKTTIIWAHVGLGRIVRPIQGSPSAPSTERTPRQMQIVDDILSDPALRHVYFDISWDEVAKYIVASPEVLRNSITILNRYPDRFLFGSDVVAPTSPEMYYAVYNMYEPLWKGLKPETSEKLRKGNYERIFNEARQKVRQWEKVHVSTGAKK, from the coding sequence ATGCTGTTTTTAACACATACTGCTGAAGCCCAAAAGAGAAACAGGCAAACCCAGGCACCTCCTGACAATACCTTTCATGATTCCCATTTTCACCTGACTAACTACATCCAGGAAGGCGTCGATATTCATAAGTATTTAGAAATTATGGGCAGCCGCGTTGGCCGGTCTACGCTGTTTGGCATACCCTTGCAACAAATGTGGTATTACCCTAACTCAGGCAACTATGCTCCTACTTATTACCTGCAAAGCGATGCCCCACTCTATTATTATTCTTTTACTGACGCTTATATAGCAAGTATCTATAACTCTCTTTCAAAAGAAGAGAAACAACGCTTCGACCCTATGATTATAGGCTTTAACCCGGCTGATATGTATGCAAAAGCTCATATAAAAAGGGTGCTCCATACTTTTCCGGGTGTATTTACCGGTATCGGAGAATTCAGCATACACAAAGAGTTTGTTTCTGCAAAAGTAGCCGGTGAAGTTGCCAGCCTTACCAATCCTGCCCTTGACAGCCTGCTGGATTTTGCAGGAGAAGTTGGCTTGGTGGTGCTTTTTCATAATGATATGGATATGCCTTTTGCCAAAGCCGGTACAGAGCCAATATACTTAACCCAAATGAAAGACTTACTGAAAAGACATCCCAAAACAACAATTATCTGGGCACATGTGGGCTTAGGAAGGATAGTACGCCCGATTCAGGGCTCCCCTTCGGCTCCGTCAACAGAACGCACGCCCAGGCAAATGCAGATTGTGGACGATATTCTTTCGGACCCTGCGCTACGGCATGTATACTTTGATATCTCCTGGGATGAGGTTGCCAAGTACATTGTGGCTTCGCCGGAAGTGCTACGAAATTCTATCACAATTCTTAACCGATATCCTGACCGTTTTCTTTTTGGATCAGATGTGGTAGCACCTACAAGTCCGGAGATGTATTATGCAGTGTACAACATGTACGAGCCACTTTGGAAGGGACTTAAACCGGAAACCAGTGAAAAATTACGGAAGGGTAATTACGAGCGGATTTTTAACGAAGCCAGGCAAAAAGTACGACAATGGGAGAAGGTGCATGTAAGTACCGGAGCTAAAAAATAG
- a CDS encoding porin family protein, giving the protein MKTGLNESLLQAKVWTGPVKYRIISSGWLKEASAIILLIVLALFSPARLQAQDDTKVEAYDTLKLELEKYPNTTSGEFTPGRGFDIYKSKWGSLNLSIYGLFRYINQQDSDRKYIDHLGREKPVDPRQDFQWHRTFVWASGFFYTPRFRYVISLWSLPTTDQTLLFGNFQYRFHRAATLGAGIGPNLGVRSMQGPWPFFMSSDRIMAEEALRPGFTSGIWVNGEALPRLHYWLFMGNNMSQLGITANQLTRHLTKSASVWWMPTTGEFGPRGGFGDFEQHEKGATRFGASFVYAREDRSNAISNPTPASTQIRISDGSYLFETGALADGVTVQRANYEILSVDAGWKYRGLHLQTEFFFRRLYDFNSTGPLPISEINDNGFYVQASYPIIKKRLHMYGAYSMVVDEFDRDPWEVVGGLNYYPSGTRNWRLNLHALRVEKSPAGSQFGFYVPGQTGATLSIGTDILL; this is encoded by the coding sequence ATGAAGACAGGTTTAAATGAAAGCTTGCTGCAGGCTAAGGTATGGACAGGTCCTGTTAAATATAGAATAATCTCCTCAGGTTGGTTAAAAGAAGCCAGTGCGATCATACTTCTGATCGTACTGGCACTTTTTTCACCAGCCCGATTACAGGCACAGGACGACACAAAGGTAGAAGCTTATGATACACTGAAACTGGAACTGGAGAAATACCCCAATACAACTTCAGGAGAGTTTACGCCGGGCCGGGGATTCGATATTTATAAAAGTAAATGGGGAAGTCTCAACCTGAGCATTTATGGCTTGTTCCGCTATATTAACCAGCAAGACTCCGACAGAAAATATATAGATCACCTGGGCAGGGAAAAGCCGGTAGATCCTCGACAGGATTTCCAATGGCATCGTACATTTGTTTGGGCTTCCGGCTTCTTTTATACTCCCAGGTTCAGGTATGTTATTAGTCTGTGGTCCTTACCTACAACAGACCAGACGCTCTTATTTGGTAACTTTCAGTACCGCTTTCACCGAGCCGCTACATTGGGCGCGGGTATCGGCCCCAATCTTGGTGTGCGGTCCATGCAAGGTCCGTGGCCATTCTTTATGTCATCTGACAGGATCATGGCTGAGGAAGCCTTACGACCTGGCTTTACATCGGGTATCTGGGTGAACGGAGAAGCACTGCCCCGGTTACACTACTGGCTGTTTATGGGTAATAACATGAGCCAACTAGGTATAACTGCCAACCAGCTTACCCGGCATCTTACTAAAAGTGCCAGCGTTTGGTGGATGCCTACTACAGGAGAGTTTGGCCCAAGGGGTGGCTTTGGAGATTTTGAGCAGCATGAAAAAGGCGCTACCCGCTTTGGAGCCTCATTCGTTTATGCTCGTGAAGACAGGTCAAATGCCATTTCTAATCCAACGCCGGCCAGTACCCAGATCCGCATCTCTGATGGCTCTTATCTGTTTGAAACCGGCGCTTTAGCTGATGGCGTTACCGTGCAGCGTGCTAACTATGAGATTCTTTCTGTAGATGCCGGTTGGAAGTATAGAGGACTTCACCTGCAGACGGAGTTCTTTTTCCGCAGGCTCTATGATTTCAATTCTACCGGTCCGTTGCCTATAAGCGAAATCAATGATAACGGATTTTATGTTCAGGCTTCTTATCCTATTATCAAGAAGCGGTTGCATATGTATGGTGCATACTCCATGGTGGTGGATGAGTTTGATCGGGATCCCTGGGAGGTTGTAGGGGGCCTGAACTATTACCCTTCAGGTACCAGAAACTGGCGCTTAAACCTGCACGCACTACGGGTAGAGAAATCGCCTGCCGGCTCACAGTTTGGCTTTTACGTTCCCGGGCAAACTGGTGCAACACTTTCAATAGGAACCGATATTCTGTTATGA